DNA from Petropleomorpha daqingensis:
CCGTCCGGATGGTCGACGCCGCCGAGCAGGCCGGCCTGCTGAAGCCGGGCGGCACGATCGTCGAGCCGACCAGCGGCAACACCGGCATCGGGCTGGCCCTGGTCGCCCAGCAGCGCGGGTACCGCTGCATCTTCGTCTGCCCCGACAAGGTCGGCCAGGACAAGATCAACGTGCTCAAGGCCTACGGCGCCGAGGTGGCCGTCTGCCCGACCGCCGTCGACCCGGCCGACCCGCGCTCGTACTACTCGGTGTCCGACCGGCTGGCCCGGGAGACGCCCGGCGGCTGGAAGCCCGACCAGTACTCCAACCCGGCCAACCCCCAGTCGCACTACGAGACGACCGGGCCGGAGATCTGGGCGCAGACCGACGGCCGGATCACCCACTTCGTGACCGGCGCGGGCACCGGCGGCACGATCAGCGGCGTCGGCCGCTACCTCAAGGAGGCGTCCGAAGGCCGGGTGCGGGTGATCGGCGCCGACCCGGAAGGCTCGGTCTACTCCGGCGGCACCGGCCGGCCGTACCTGGTCGAGGGCGTCGGGGAGGACTTCTGGCCGGCGACCTACGACAAGTCGGTCGCCGACGAGATCATCGCGGTGTCCGACGGCGACTCCTTCGCGATGACCCGCCGGCTGGCCCGCGAGGAGGGGCTGCTGGTCGGCGGCTCGTGCGGGATGGCGGTCGTCGCCGCGCTGCGGGTCGCCGAGAAGCTCACCAAGGACGACGTCCTGGTCGTGCTGCTGCCCGACGGCGGCCGCGGCTACCTCGGCAAGATCTTCAACGACCAGTGGATGGCCGACTACGGCTTCCTCGAGGCCGCCGGCGGCGAGACGGTCGGCGAGGTGCTGTCGGCGAAGTCCGGCGCGACGCCGACGCTGGTGCACACGCACCCGAACGAGACCGTCCGCGAGGCGATCGACATCCTGCGCGAGTACGGGGTCAGCCAGATGCCGGTGGTCCGCGCCGAGCCGCCGGTCACCGCCGGTGAGGTGGTCGGCTCGGTCGACGAGAAGGTGCTGCTCGACGCGCTGTTCGCCGGCCGGGCCAGCCTGGCCGACCGGGTGGAGCGGCACATGTCCCCGCCCCTGCCGATCATCGGATCGGGCGAGCCGGTCAGCGCCGCGGTGGCCGAGTTCGGCGAGGCCGACGCCCTCGTCGTCCACGTCGACGGCAAGCCGGCCGGCGTGGTCACCCGCCAGGACGTGCTCGGCCACCTCGCCGGCCTCGCGCCTACGGTGGGCTGATGAGCGGCTTCAACACCCGAGCCATCCACGCCGGGCAGGAGCCCGACCCGGCCACCGGTGCGGTGAACGTGCCGGTCCACCTGTCGACGACGTTCAAGCAGGACGGCGTCGGCGGCCTGCGCGGCGGCTACGAGTACAGCCGCAGCGGCAACCCCACCCGGACGGCGCTCCAGGAGGCGCTGGCCGCGCTGGAGCAGGGCGCCGTCGGGCTGACCTTCGCGTCGGGGCTGGCCGCCGAGGACACCCTGCTGCGCACGGTGTGCCTGCCGGGCTCGCACGTCGTCCTGGCCGGCGACGCGTACGGCGGCACGTTCCGGCTGCTGTCGAAGGTGTTCGCCCGCTGGGGCGTCACGCACACGCCGGTGGACCTCGGCGACCTCGACGCCGTCCGCGCCGCCGTCGTCCCGGAGACCCGGGTGGTCTGGTGCGAGACGCCGACCAACCCGCTGCTCAACATCGCCGACATCGCCGGGCTGGCGTCGGTCGCGCACGACGCCGGCGCGCTGCTGGTCGTCGACAACACGTTCGCCTCGCCGTACCTGCAGCAGCCGCTGACGCTGGGTGCCGACGTCGTCGTCCACTCGACGACGAAGTACCTGGGCGGGCACTCCGACGTGGTCGGCGGCGCGCTGGTGGTGGCCGACGCCGGGCTGGCCGAGGAGCTCGCGTTCCACCAGAACGCGATGGGCGCGGTCAACGGGGCGTTCGACGCGTGGCTGACGCTGCGCGGCGTCAAGACCCTCGGCGTGCGCATGGACCGGCACTGTGCCAACGCGGCGGCCGTGGCCGAGTTCCTGCAGCGGCACGACGCGGTGTCCGCCGTCCTCTACCCGGGGCTGCCCGACCACCCAGGGCACGACCTCGCGGTCAAGCAGATGTCCGGCTTCGGCGGCATGGTCTCCTTCCGGCTCGCCGCCGGTGAGGAGGTCGCCCTGAAGGTGTGCGAGCGGGCGCAGCTGTTCACGCTGGCCGAGTCCCTCGGCGGCGTCGAGTCGCTTATCGAGCACCCGGGCCGGATGACCCATGCGTCGGCGGCCGGGTCGCCACTGGAGGTGCCCGGCGACCTGGTGCGGCTCTCGGTCGGCATCGAGGACGCCGACGACCTGCTCGCCGACCTCGAGCAGGCGCTGGCGTAGCCGCCGCGACCGAGGATGATCAGGGCATGACGACGACCGCCGACGGCCGCGACCTCGCCGCTCTCGAGGCCGAACGCGCCCGGATCCGCGACGCCCACCTCAAGCCGGCCGGCCAGCGGGCGGGGTCGACCGCACGCGGCCTGCACCACACGGCGCTGATCAGCAGCGACGTCGAGCGGACCGTGCGCTTCTACCAGGACGTGCTCGGCTTCCCGCTGACCGAGCTGATCGAGAACCGCGACTACCCCGGGTCGTCGCACTTCTTCTTCGACATCGGCAACGGCAACCTGCTCGCCTTCTTCGACTTCCCGGGCCTCGACGTCGGCCCGTACGCCGAGGTGCTCGGCGGGCTGCACCACATGGCGATCAGCGTCGATCCGGACCGCTGGCAGGAGCTGGTCGGGCGGCTGGAAGAGGCGGGCGTCGCGCACGAGGTGCACAGCGGCGTCTCGGTCTACTTCCGCGACCCCGACGGCGCCCGCATCGAGCTCATCGCCGATCCGCTCGGCGAGATGTACGGCACCAAGGTCCTCTGAAGCGCGTACCGCGGAACCTGAGCCGGGTGAGCGTCTCCTTCGCCGCGTCGTGGCGCGGCGAAGGAGACGGTGGACCGGCTAGGCATCGCCGGCGGGTGCATCGCCGCGTCGCCGGCCGCGGCCCCGCGCGGGGCGACGTCCACCGTCCGGCCGGCGCACCGGGACCATCAGGCCGAACGCGATCACCAGGTAGCCGAACACGGCCGCGATCGGCGCGAACAGCCCGACGACCACCAGGACCACGTACCCGCCGCCGCCAGGGGTGAGCCGCCGGGTGAGCACGCGCGCCTCGTACTCGGACATGTCGTCGGCCACCAACTTGTGATTGACCGCGTAGATCCAGACGACGGCGAGCATCGTCCCCACGGCCAGCAGGGTCAGACCGTAGATCGTGGCGGCCACCCGCTCGGGACCGGACTCGCCGATGTAGCTCGCCAGCAGCTTCGTGGGGAACGGCAGGAACGACACCACCAGGAGCAGCAGCAGGTTGAGCCGCACGAACACCGCGTCGACCTCGTCCAGGTACTCGGTGATCGTCGAGTGCGACAGCCAGGTGGCGCCGATGGTGGCGAAGCTGACCACGTAGGCCAGGTACGACGGCCACTGGGCGAGGAAGGCGTGCAGCAGGTCGTCGCCGGCGTCCTCCGGCACGGAGATCTCCAGGACCAGCAGGGTGATCGCGATGGCGAACACGCCGTCGCTGAACGCCTCCAGCCGGCGGGGGGACAGCCGCCGCCGCTCGCCGCCCTCCCCCGGGTCAGCCGTCACCGTGCAGCACGAGGTCGGCGTAGTCCGGGTGCCGCTCGATCCAGCCGCGGACGAACGGGCACTGCGCGATGATCTTCCCGCCCTTGGCCCGGACGTCGTCCAGCGCCGCCCGCACGAGGGTGCTGCCCAGCCCGGAGCGCCCCTCGTCGGGGTTCACCTCGGTGTGGGTGAAGACCAGGACGTCGCCGCGCCGGTGGTAGGCCGCGATCCCGAGCAGGCGGTCGCCGTCGCGGATCTCGTACCGGTCGTCGTCCGGGGCATCGCTCACGGTGGGCTCCATGCGCCCATCCAACCCGAGCGCCGTCGAACCGATTCCGGTCAGTCCACCAGCCGCAGGGCCCGGGTCGGGCAGGCCTGGACGGCGTTGCGCACGTCGGGCAGGAGGGCGTCGTCCGGCTCCGCGGTCAGGACGACGAGCTCGCCGTCGTCCCCCACCTCGAAGACGTCGGGCGCCATCGCCTCGCAGCCGCCGGTGCTCGCGCAGCGGTCGCGGTCGACCTCGACCCTCACCGGACCCCCGTCAGCCGCGCAGGCAGCCGCTTGAGGCCGTTGACGAAGGAGTTGCGCAGCCGCTCCGGCTCGCCGCAGACCTCCAGGTCGGGCAGCTTGTCGAACAGCGTGCGGAAGGCCACCCCGAGCTCGCGGCGGGCCAGGTGGGCGCCCAGGCAGAAGTGCGGCCCGTGCGCGCCGAAGCCGACGTGCGGGTTGGGGGCGCGGCCCAGGTCGAACACGTGCGGGTCGGCGAAGACCTCGGGATCGCGGTTGGCCGCCCCGTAGAACAGGATCAGCTTGTCGCCGGCCTGCACCGGGCGGCCGTTGACGTCGGTGTCCTGGGTCGCGGTGCGGCGCATCCAGGTGACCGGGCTGACCCAGCGCACGATCTCCTCGACCGCGGTCGGCGTGAGCGAGGGGTCGGCGGCCCAGCGGGCGCGCTGCTCGGGGTGCTCGTGCAGGGCGAGGATGCCCTGGCTGATCGCCGTCCGGGTCGTCTCGTTGCCGGCGACGCAGAGCAGGATGAAGAACGACGCGATCTCCTGGTGGGTCAGCTTCTCGCCGTCGACCTCGGAGTTGACCAGCGCCGTCGTGAGATCGTCGCGCGGGTTCTCGGCGCGCTCGGCGGCCAGCCGGTTCATCAGGTCCGAGAGCATGCCGCCGGCCTCGAGGAACTGCGTGAGGATCTCGTTCTCGTCGGCGATCAGGTCCGGGTCGCCGCCGGACAGGATGATCGTCGACTTCTCCAGGACCATCTGCCGGTCCTCGGCGGGGATGCCCATCATGTCGCAGATGACCCACAGCGGGATCGGCGCGGCGAAGTCGGCGACGACGTCGATGGTGCCGTCGCCCGCCTCGGCCTTGCGGCGCGCCTCGGCCGCGACCTCGTCGGCGATCTGCTGCACGGACTCGACCAGCCGCTCGAGCATGCGGGGCGTGAAGGTCTTGGCGACGATCCGGCGGATCTTGGCGTGCCGGGGGTCGTCCATGCTGATCATCGAGCCGTAGAACTCGTTGAGCTCCGGCGGCATGTCGGGGATCGACACGGCGCCCTGCCCCGAGCAGAACAGCGCCGGCTGGGAGCTGATCGTCTCGACGTCGGCGTGCCGGGTGACCGCGTAGTAGCCGGGACCGGCCGGGATGAGCGGCACCTCCGGCTCGGCGTAGAAGGCGAACGGCCGCTCGCGGCGCAGCGCGTCGAACACGGCGTGCCGCTCGGCCGGCGGGCGTCCCCAGAAGTCGCGGTCGGAGAGGTCGACGGCGTCGAGGTCGATCGCGGCGGCGTCCAGGCTCACGGGGTCCTCCAGCAGAACGGTCAGCGGTGACCGTTCCCACGCTAGGGCCCCGGTGACGGAGGACACAATGCCGACCCGCCTATGAAAACAACGAGGCCCGGTGCGTGGTCGCACCGGGCCTCGTCCGTAGTAGCGGGGACAGGATTCGAACCTGTGACCTCTGGGTTATGAGCCCAGCGAGCTACCGAGCTGCTCCACCCCGCGGCGGTTCCTCCACCGTACACGGCCGCCGCGGACGGGCCGCCGGCGCCCCGGGGACGAGCACCGTGTGACGGCTGGGGGCTGGCGTGACGGAGCAGTCTCGGGCGACGCGCGCCTGCCCGGGCGTGCCCGGTCGGCGACCTACAGTCGCGACCGTGACTGGGGGCGAGGCGACGAGCGCGTTCGCCGGGGAACCCCAACCGGTGGACATCCACCACCGCGGCGTCTGGTACTCCGGCGAGCTGCTGGGTTGGCGGTTCGACGACGACGGCCGGGCCATGGCCCGCGTCCGGTGCGTCGTCGACGGCCTGCGGCACTCGACGTGGAAGGAGCTGGCCGAGCTCCGCCTGCCCGAGCCGGGTGTGATCAACGATCCGGCGCGCGTGCCGGCGCAGGCGAGGAGGCATCCCGCCCAGCCGGTCGGCACGCCGGTCGTGCAGTGGGCGGCGATCGGGCGGCACGAGGCCGCGGCGCCGTCCTGGACCCCCGACCGCCTCCCCCAGCCGCCGTTCGAGGACGACGACACCCGCCCGCACGCGCTGCTGCTCGATCGCGACCTGCCCCGCCGGCCGCCGGTCCCCCGGCCCGCCGTCCGCCCCCGGCAGACCGCACCCGACCGGGCGCACCGCTCCTAGGTGCGGGTCATCCGGTAGGTCTCGACCAGCGTCCACGGGCCGCCGTCGATCGAGCGCTGGTTGGACCAGATCGCCACGTCGGGATCGGTGCGGTCCCAGACCAGGCGGAGCCGGACGGGGCCGTCGCCGAGGGTCTCGTAGACGAGGCGGTCGCCGTCGATCCGGCCGCGCAGCACGTCGGCGTGGCCGTAGTTGTCCGCCAGGGCGGCCCGGTACTCCTGCGCGTCGGCGTCCCAGCCGGTGACCCAGTGCAGCCGCCAGGTGAGCACGTAGGTCCCGTCGTCGAGGAACTGGTCCTGCCGGTAGTCCCCGACGATCCACAACCCGTCGTGCAGGCGGGTGTGGGTGCCGCGCCCGCGCGCGGTCATGGCCGGAGTGCCCGGCCCCATGCCGCCCGCCTCGATGGTGCCGGTCCAGGTCACGTCGGCGTAGAAGCGCGCGAGCTCGGCCATCTCCGGGCCGGCCTCGCGCGGCCGGGGCACCGTCGCGATCAGGGAGCCGCTCATGGGCCCAGGCTTCCCCCGACGCGACCCCGCACGGCAGGGGCGAGCGCCCCGCTGCTGAAAGCAGAAGGACCCCGGCCGATCGGGCCGGGGTCCTTCGTTCGTAGCGGGGGCAGGATTCGAACCTGCGACCTCTGGGTTATGAGCCCAGCGAGCTACCGAGCTGCTCCACCCCGCGTCGGTGAACACGAGGTTACCACGGTTCCGGATGGGGAGAGCCGGGCCCTCCCCATCCGGAGGGACGTCAGCCGGTGGGCGACGCCGACGTGGGTGCCGCGCCGGCCGGCGAGGACGAGGCCGCCGCCGACTTGGCCGCCTGGTACTCCGCGACCGCCTTCTGCAGATCCGACAGCGCCTGCCCCTGGGCCGCGAAGTCGCCGCTGCGCTGCGCGGCCGCGAGCGCGTCCAAGGCCGCGTTGAGATCGCTGACCGCCTTGTCCAGCGCGGGGTTGGACCCCCCGCTGTCGGACGGCGGGCTGGTCGTGGGCGACGGCGACGTGGTCTCCGGCGACGGGGTGGACCCGCCGTCCGAACCGCTGCTGCCGCTGTCGCTGGCCGACTGCCCCGCCCCCGCTCCGAAGACCTGGTCGAGCGCCTCGGCGAGCGTGCTGGCGTAGCCGACCTGCCCGCCGTAGTTGACGAGCACCCGCTGCAGGAGCGGGAACGAGCTCGTGCTGGTGCCCCGGATGTAGAGGGGTTCGACGTAGAGCAGACCGTTGTTGCCGATCGGCAACGTCAGCAGGTTGCCGAACACCGGTTTGCTCCCGGCGCCGTCGAACAGGTTGAGGTCGGCGCTGACCCGCGGATCTGTGCGGAAGGAGTTCTGCACCTGCTGCGGACCGCGGAACGGCGTGTTTCCCGGCAGGGTCAGCACCTCGATCTGGCCGTAGTTGTGCGGATCGCTCGACGCGGAGATGAACGCCGACAGGTTCGACCGGCGGAAGGCGTTGAGCGCGCTGGTCAGCTGGAACGACGCCGTCTCGTCACCCGGCCGCTGGGCGAGGATGTAGTACGGGGGCTGGGGGTCCTGCGTCGGCTCCTGCGTCGGGTCGTCGGGCACCTGCCAGCGGTCGTTCTGGCTGTAGAAGTCGCCCGGGTCGCTGACGTGGTAGCGGGTGAGGATGTCCCGCTGGAGCTTGAACAGGTCCTCCGGGTAGCGCACGTGGCTGACCAGCTCGTCGCTCATGTCCTTCTTGGGCTTGACGATCCCCGGGAAGGCCTTCTCGTAGGTCTTGAGGACCGGGTCCTTCTCGTCCCACGCGTAGAGGGTCACCGTGCCGTCGTAGGCGTCGACGGTGGCCTTGACCGAGTTGCGGACGTAGTTGAACTGCTCGTCGGGCAGCGCGCTCGTGCCCGTCCCGGTCAGCGAGTCCTGCGCCGCCTGGCCGAGCTGCATGCGCTCGGCGTAGGGGTAGGAGTCCGACGTCGTGTAGCCGTCGAGGATCCACGTCACCCGGCCGTCGATCACCGCGGGGTACGGGTCGCCGTCCACCTTGAGGAACGGCGCCGCCTTCTCGACCCGCTCGCGGGGATCGCGGACGTAGAGCACCTTCGAGTCGTCGTTGACCGCGCTGGAGAGCAGGAAGTTGCGCTCCCGGTAGTAGATGGCGAAGGTCAGCCGGCGGAAGAAGCTGCCGATCGCGACGCCACCCTTGCCGTCGTAGGTGTTGTTCACCTGGCCGCCGCTGTCGGACCCGCTCTCGGGGCGGTCGAACTCGCGCGGCGCGGCGTTCTTGGGCGCGCCGACGACCGAGTAGTTGTCGCCCATCAGCTCGCCGTAGTAGATCCGGGCGCCGTTCTCGCTGACGTCGATGTTGCCGGTCGTGGGCAGGTCACCCGTGGTGAAGTTCGGCTCGCCGCCCTCCTGGGCGGCCACGACCTGGTTGGCCGGTGCGGCGACGAAGCCGTTGCCGTGGGTGTAGACGGTGTGCCGGTTGATCCAGTTGTCCTGGTTCTCCGACAGGTTGTTGCTGTCCAGTTCCCGGACGGCGACGACGTAGTCGCGGGTCACCCCGTTGATCGTGTACCGGTCGATGTCCAGCTTCTGCGGGAAGCCGTAGATGTTGCGGATCTGCTGGCGCGCGGTGAACGTGTCGGAGAGGACGTTGGGGTCCAGCAGCCGGGCGTTCGGGATCGTGTTGGTGTCGCTGCGCAGGTCCTGGAGCGCCGCGTTGGGGTCGACGGTGTCGCCGTTCGCGTCCTGCGCGTACTTCACGTAGTCGATGTTGGACAGGCCATAGGCCTCGCGCGTCGCCGCGATCGCCCGCTCGATGTAGGGCGCCTCCTTCTGGTTGGCGCTGGGCTTGACGACGAACTGCTGCACGATCGCCGGGTAGGCCACGCCGATGACCAGGCTGGAGATGAGCAGCAGGACCAGCGCCGCGGCCGGCAGCAGGAAGTTGCGGAAGAAGATGTTCGCGAAGAACGCGATCGCGCAGACGATCGCGACGGCGGTGAGGATCCCCTTGGGCACGAGCAGCGCGTTGACGTCGGTGTAGCTGGCGCCGGTGAAGACGTCGCCGCGGTCGGAGTAGACCAGGCCGTAGCGGTCCAGCCAGTAGGCGACCGCCTTGAGCGCGACGAACAGGCCGAGCAGCACCGAGATCTGCACGCGGGCCGCGCCGGTCAGCTTCTGGCCCGGGGTCTGCAGCCGCAGCCCCCCGAAGATGTAGTGGGTGAGCAGCGAGCCGATCAGCGCGAGCAGCACGATCGCGAAGGCGAAGCCCAGCACCAGCCGCCAGAACGGGTAGTCGAACACGAAGAACGACACGTCGAGACCGAACTGCGCGTCCTTCTTGCCGAAGTCCGTGGAGTTCTTGAAGGTCAGCCAGGTGTCCCAGCTGCCCTGCGCGGTGAACCCGGCGAACAGGCCGAGGATGATCCCGACGATCGAGAGCACCAGCGTGCGCCGCGGCTCGAGCGACTGCCGGTAGCGCTCGAGGTTCTGCTGCTCCAGCGACATCGGCCGGAACGTGGGCCGGAACCGGTAGGCCAGGTAGATCGAGAGCGCGACCAGGCCACCGGTGGCGACGCCGGCGACGGCGAACAGCAGAGCCCTGGTCTGCAGTTCGGTCCAGAAGACCTCGGTGTAGTGCGTCTCGTCGAACCAGAGGTAGTCGACGTAGATGTTGGTGAGCGTCCCGATGGCCGTGAACAGCACGAGCAGGACGGCGATGGCCCCGATGACCAGCTTCGCGCGACGCGAGAGCGTGGGCACCGACACGGGGGGCCGCATGGCCACGAGCGGTCTCCTTCTGGTTCCAGGGCGGCCCGGGTCGTGGCGCACGATCCGGGACGGGGCCTGTGTCTCAGTTCTGAGTCATCTCAGGACAACGCACCGGACCGCGCGGGGTTCCCTCGCCGTCCGGCGGTCGCGCACAGCTTCTCCCACGCGGGCGCGAAGCGGTGCGGCGGCATACCGGAGCGGTCGGCTCAGCAGGTGGCCGGGGTCCGGCCGGCCCGCACGTCGGCGAGCGCGGTGAGGGCGTCGTCCAGGTCGGAGACCTTCGCCAGCGGCAGGTTCGGCTGCGGGGCCTGCAGCGCCTCGGCGCAGTTGTCGGCCGGGACGAGGAACACCTCGGCGCCGATGTCGTGCGCGGCGACCATCTTCAGCTGGATGCCGCCGATCGGGCCGACGGTGCCGTCGGGGTCGATGGTGCCGGTGCCGGCGATCACCTTGCCGTCGGTCAGGTCCTGGTCCCCGACCAGGTCGAGGATGCCGAGGGTCAGCATCAGCCCGGCCGAGGGGCCGCCGACGTCCTGCACCTCGATGTCGACGTCGAACGGCGCGGACGGCGTCTCGCGGACCAGGACGCCGAGCAGCGAGCCCTTGCGGTCGGTGGCCGGCTTGGTGGTGATCGTCGCGGTCCCCGGCTCGCCGAGGCGGGTGTAGGAGACCTGGATCGTCGTCCCGCCGGGGATCGACGTCAGAACCGAGTCGAGGGTGTCGGTGTCGGGCGTGGGCCGGCCGTCGATCGCCTCGATCGCGTCGTCCTCCTGCAGCTGGCCCTTCGACGGCGAGTCGTCGGACAGGCCCTGGACGACGACCTTGTCCGGGTAGCCGAGGTGCCCGAGCGCGGCGCTCTGCGCCGCCTGCTCGGAGGTGAGGAACGCCTGGCGGTTCTGCTGCTGGGTCTCCTGCTCGGTCTGGTCCGGCGGGTACACCGACTCCTCTGGGACGACGCTGACCTCGTCGTCGAACCAGCCGCGGACCGCCTCGACCAGGGAGAGCCCGGCCCGGCTGACCCCGACGGTGGTCAGGTTCAGGTTGCCCTTGACCTCGTTCCGGTCCCGGCCCTTGACGCTGATGATCGGCGTGCCGTGGATGTCGCCGAGCGTGTTGTACGTGGGCCCGGGCACCTCCGCCACGTACGGCACGGGCACGGCCGCACCGAGCAGGCCGAAGAGCACCAGCAGGACGGCACCGACGACCACCACGGCGCTGCGACGAGTCACGTCGCGCGAGGATACGGCGGGATCCTTCGACGAGCGTCCGCTGAGAGCGGACGCGCAGGACCGCCGGGGGAAGATCACGCGTCTACCGTGGGGGTATGAGCGATCTGCCGTTCGGCTTCGGGCTCCCCGACCGCGACGACGAGGGCCAGGACAAGGATCCCGCGCGTCGTGGCCAGCCCGCGGACCCCTTCGGGTTCGGCGCGCTCTTCGGCGGCGCCGGGGCCGGCGCCGGCAACCCGGAGGAACTGCTGGCCAAGATGCCGCTGTTCGCCGAGCTCCAGAAGCTCATGAACTGGTCCGGCGGACCGGTGAACTGGGACCTCGCCCGGCAGGGCGCGATCAGCCAGCTCGCCGCCGGCCACCAGCCGACGTCGGAGGCCGAGCGGGCCGCCGTCGCCGAGGCGCTGCGGCTGGCCGACCTCTGGCTGGACCAGGCCACCGACCTGCCCTCCGGCGTCGACCGGGCGCTGGCCTGGTCGCGGGTGGAGTGGGTCGAGCAGACGCTGCCCGCCTGGAGCGCGCTCATCGACCCGCTGGCCGAGCGGGTGGTCGCTGCGATGACCAGCGCGCTGCCGCAGGAAGCGGCCAGCATGATGGGCCCGATCGCCGGGATGATGGGCCGGATGGGCGGCATGATGTTCGGCGCCCAGGTCGGCCAGGCCCTCGGCAAGCTCGCCGACGAGGTGCTGACCAGCACCGAGGTCGGCCTCCCGCTCGCGCCGTCGGGCGCCGGCGTCCTCGTGCCGCAGAACGTCGAGGAGTTCGCGGCCGGTCTCGACCGCCCGATCGACGAGGTCCGGCTGTTCCTCGCGCTGCGCGAGGCGGCGTCCCAGCGGCTGTTCGCCCACGTGCCGTGGCTGCGCCAGCAGCTCACCGACGCCGTGCACGCCTACGCGCGCGGCATCACCGTCGACCGCGACGCGATCGAGCGCGGCATCGCCGAGGCGATGGGCGGCATGGAGGGCGGGATCGACCCGAGCGACCCGGAGACGCTGCAGCGGCTGCTGCCCGCGCTCGAGCCGGAGGAGACCCCCGAGCAGCAGATGGCGCTGCGCCGGCTGGAGACCCTGCTGGCGCTGGTCGAGGGCTGGGTCGACACCGTCGTCGCGGCGGCCGCCTCGCAGCGACTGCCCGGGTACGCCGCCCTCGCCGAGACGATGCGCCGCCGCCGGGCCTCGGGTGGTCCGGCCGAGCAGACCTTCGCCACCCTCGTCGGGCTGCAGCTGCGGCCGCGCCGGCTGCGCGACGCGGCGACCGTCTGGGCCGCCATGGGCCAGCAGCGCGGGCCCGAGGAGCGCGACCGGCTCTGGTCGCACCCCGACCTGCTGCCCACCTCCGAGGACCTCGACGAGCCGATGGACTTCGTCGCGCGTCAGGGGATGGACGACGAGCTGTCGGCGCTCACCGCCGAGGAGCCGCCGGCGAAGCCGGACGACGAAGACAAGCCGGACGACAAGCCGGACGACGAGGCCGGCCCCTCCCCAGCGTGATGGAACGGCCCCCTGCAGGGGCCCGCCGCGAGCTTGCGAGCGGTGGGGGGCAGGGGGTCCTTCAATCGATGAGGTCGGCGCCGTCGCCCATGTGGCCGGCGGCGTTGGCCAGCTCGACGCCCTCCAGGAACCCGCGGGCGCGCTCGGCCTTCGGGTAGCGGGCAACCGTCGCCCAGAAGCGCTCGTCGTGGCCGGGCTCGAGCAGGTGCACCAGCTCGTGCACGAGGACGTAGTCGACGACGTACTCCGGCATGGTCTGCAGCCGGCTGGACAGGCGGATGCTGCCGTCGGCCGGCGTGCACGAGCCCCAGCGGCGGTGCTGGTTGTCCACCCAGCGGACGCTGGCCGGCTCCGCGGCGCCTTCGAGGTAGGCGGCCGACAGCGCGCGGGCCCGGGCCATCAGCTCGCCGTCGCCGCCGAGGGACCGCTTGCGCCGCTCCTCACGGGTCTGCAGCTTGGCCACCATCTGCGCCACCCACCGCCGCTCCTCCGCCGGGCTGAACGCCGCCGGGATGAGGACGACGGTGCGGCCCAGCTCGCGGTAGGCGGTCACCGTGCGCCGGCGGCGGGCACTGCGCCGGACCTCG
Protein-coding regions in this window:
- a CDS encoding zinc-dependent metalloprotease; the encoded protein is MSDLPFGFGLPDRDDEGQDKDPARRGQPADPFGFGALFGGAGAGAGNPEELLAKMPLFAELQKLMNWSGGPVNWDLARQGAISQLAAGHQPTSEAERAAVAEALRLADLWLDQATDLPSGVDRALAWSRVEWVEQTLPAWSALIDPLAERVVAAMTSALPQEAASMMGPIAGMMGRMGGMMFGAQVGQALGKLADEVLTSTEVGLPLAPSGAGVLVPQNVEEFAAGLDRPIDEVRLFLALREAASQRLFAHVPWLRQQLTDAVHAYARGITVDRDAIERGIAEAMGGMEGGIDPSDPETLQRLLPALEPEETPEQQMALRRLETLLALVEGWVDTVVAAAASQRLPGYAALAETMRRRRASGGPAEQTFATLVGLQLRPRRLRDAATVWAAMGQQRGPEERDRLWSHPDLLPTSEDLDEPMDFVARQGMDDELSALTAEEPPAKPDDEDKPDDKPDDEAGPSPA
- a CDS encoding YlbL family protein, whose translation is MTRRSAVVVVGAVLLVLFGLLGAAVPVPYVAEVPGPTYNTLGDIHGTPIISVKGRDRNEVKGNLNLTTVGVSRAGLSLVEAVRGWFDDEVSVVPEESVYPPDQTEQETQQQNRQAFLTSEQAAQSAALGHLGYPDKVVVQGLSDDSPSKGQLQEDDAIEAIDGRPTPDTDTLDSVLTSIPGGTTIQVSYTRLGEPGTATITTKPATDRKGSLLGVLVRETPSAPFDVDIEVQDVGGPSAGLMLTLGILDLVGDQDLTDGKVIAGTGTIDPDGTVGPIGGIQLKMVAAHDIGAEVFLVPADNCAEALQAPQPNLPLAKVSDLDDALTALADVRAGRTPATC
- a CDS encoding M48 metallopeptidase family protein, which translates into the protein MPGSTPDVPDSSVPPVVRPGGRAIPAARGRGGKGTPAELPADVEVRRSARRRRTVTAYRELGRTVVLIPAAFSPAEERRWVAQMVAKLQTREERRKRSLGGDGELMARARALSAAYLEGAAEPASVRWVDNQHRRWGSCTPADGSIRLSSRLQTMPEYVVDYVLVHELVHLLEPGHDERFWATVARYPKAERARGFLEGVELANAAGHMGDGADLID
- a CDS encoding UPF0182 family membrane protein, with product MRPPVSVPTLSRRAKLVIGAIAVLLVLFTAIGTLTNIYVDYLWFDETHYTEVFWTELQTRALLFAVAGVATGGLVALSIYLAYRFRPTFRPMSLEQQNLERYRQSLEPRRTLVLSIVGIILGLFAGFTAQGSWDTWLTFKNSTDFGKKDAQFGLDVSFFVFDYPFWRLVLGFAFAIVLLALIGSLLTHYIFGGLRLQTPGQKLTGAARVQISVLLGLFVALKAVAYWLDRYGLVYSDRGDVFTGASYTDVNALLVPKGILTAVAIVCAIAFFANIFFRNFLLPAAALVLLLISSLVIGVAYPAIVQQFVVKPSANQKEAPYIERAIAATREAYGLSNIDYVKYAQDANGDTVDPNAALQDLRSDTNTIPNARLLDPNVLSDTFTARQQIRNIYGFPQKLDIDRYTINGVTRDYVVAVRELDSNNLSENQDNWINRHTVYTHGNGFVAAPANQVVAAQEGGEPNFTTGDLPTTGNIDVSENGARIYYGELMGDNYSVVGAPKNAAPREFDRPESGSDSGGQVNNTYDGKGGVAIGSFFRRLTFAIYYRERNFLLSSAVNDDSKVLYVRDPRERVEKAAPFLKVDGDPYPAVIDGRVTWILDGYTTSDSYPYAERMQLGQAAQDSLTGTGTSALPDEQFNYVRNSVKATVDAYDGTVTLYAWDEKDPVLKTYEKAFPGIVKPKKDMSDELVSHVRYPEDLFKLQRDILTRYHVSDPGDFYSQNDRWQVPDDPTQEPTQDPQPPYYILAQRPGDETASFQLTSALNAFRRSNLSAFISASSDPHNYGQIEVLTLPGNTPFRGPQQVQNSFRTDPRVSADLNLFDGAGSKPVFGNLLTLPIGNNGLLYVEPLYIRGTSTSSFPLLQRVLVNYGGQVGYASTLAEALDQVFGAGAGQSASDSGSSGSDGGSTPSPETTSPSPTTSPPSDSGGSNPALDKAVSDLNAALDALAAAQRSGDFAAQGQALSDLQKAVAEYQAAKSAAASSSPAGAAPTSASPTG